In a genomic window of Rhododendron vialii isolate Sample 1 chromosome 12a, ASM3025357v1:
- the LOC131310263 gene encoding uncharacterized protein LOC131310263, giving the protein MRERERERERERERRTVPEREKMQASLEESKLTSSPSLTPEFSEQFNCKMKLLDLENPSRFIEEEEEDDDEEEEEFTFACVGAEESTVSAEDAFHDGQIKPVFPLFDQSLLLDRDSAPGREDLPRRPPVKKVFIEAEDSPSPTAAEEKIDGLEGENAAEMYCAWSGKAVEASPEICKKSNSTGFSKIWRFRELANRSNSDGRDAFVFLNNNNESKTTSPSKTEEKREGEVKPASVSSNNNESKTTTRPKSEEKCEVNKANSDDGRGRGKAKSNGKKKKETPPLSAHELHYVRNRALREGDRRRSYLPYRPELVGFFTNVNGGLSRNVHPF; this is encoded by the coding sequence atgagagagagagagagagagagagagagagagagagagagaagaacggttccagagagagagaaaatgcagGCGAGCTTAGAGGAATCGAAACTAACCTCATCTCCGAGCTTGACTCCTGAATTTTCCGAACAGTTTAACTGCAAAATGAAACTCCTCGACTTGGAAAACCCATCGAGGtttattgaagaagaagaagaagacgacgacgaagaagaagaagaattcaCGTTTGCGTGTGTAGGCGCGGAGGAGTCTACGGTTTCGGCCGAAGACGCGTTCCACGACGGTCAGATCAAGCCGGTTTTCCCATTGTTCGACCAGAGCCTTTTACTCGATCGCGATTCGGCGCCGGGGAGGGAAGATTTGCCCCGTCGACCTCCGGTGAAGAAGGTATTCATCGAAGCAGAGGATTCTCCTTCTCCGACAGCGGCAGAAGAGAAAATCGATGGATTAGAGGGAGAAAATGCAGCCGAAATGTACTGCGCGTGGTCCGGAAAAGCCGTCGAAGCATCGCCGGAGATCTGCAAGAAGAGCAACTCGACCGGATTCTCGAAGATCTGGAGGTTTCGCGAACTGGCGAATAGGAGCAACAGCGACGGCAGAGACGCGTTTGTTTTCCTAAACAACAACAACGAGAGCAAAACGACGTCGCCTTCGAAGACAGAGGAGAAAAGAGAGGGCGAGGTTAAGCCGGCGTCTGTTTCCTCGAACAACAACGAGAGCAAAACGACGACGCGTCCGAAGAGCGAGGAGAAGTGCGAGGTTAATAAAGCAAACAGCGATGacgggagagggagagggaaagcGAAATCGAacgggaagaagaagaaagaaacgcCGCCGTTGTCGGCTCACGAGTTGCATTACGTGAGGAACAGGGCGTTGAGGGAGGGGGATCGACGGCGGTCGTATTTGCCGTACAGGCCTGAGCTCGTTGGGTTCTTCACCAACGTTAATGGCGGGTTAAGCAGAAACGTACACCCATTTTAA